One window from the genome of Ailuropoda melanoleuca isolate Jingjing unplaced genomic scaffold, ASM200744v2 unplaced-scaffold4794, whole genome shotgun sequence encodes:
- the CD69 gene encoding early activation antigen CD69 — translation MISEKDNAASPHFAAQHEGSLQVPIPCAVVNVVLITVLIIALIAISVGQYNCPGQYISPLPSNSHVSSCSDDWIGYQRKCYFISTEKKGWTLAQNFCYEQGATLAFIDSEKDMSFLKQYVGTTNHWIGLKTEDGQTWKWSNGKEFNNW, via the exons ATAATGCTGCCAGCCCTCATTTTGCAGCACAGCATGAAGGGTCCCTTCAAGTTCCTATCCCATGTGCTGTTGTGAATGTGGTCCTCATCACTGTTTTAATCATAGCTCTCATCGCCATATCAG TGGGCCAATACAATTGTCCAGGCCAATATATATCCCCATTGCCATCAAATAGCCATGTTTCTTCATGCTCAGATGATTGGATTGGATACCAGAGGAAATGCTACTTTATTTCCACTGAAAAGAAGGGCTGGACGCTGGCCCAAAACTTTTGCTATGAACAAGGTGCTACTCTTGCGTTCATTGATTCTGAAAAGGACATG agctttttaaaacaatatgtgGGTACAACTAATCATTGGATTGGACTGAAGACTGAAGATGGTCAGACATGGAAATGGTCAAATGGCAAAGAATTTAACAACTGGTAA